One genomic region from Sorangium aterium encodes:
- a CDS encoding bifunctional Gfo/Idh/MocA family oxidoreductase/class I SAM-dependent methyltransferase, translating into MTAGIPLVLCGAGFGPLHLAALQRLNGRFRLIGQLADDSDGARRFADQARMALWTRPDQAPLGAGVSCWVSATGHGVPVTERAVELLGRGSAVLAEAPLEHDELAACLRQARLGRAAFRVAAVASATPASRRFLGAAQALRARTPIGYVAATCTRASVQALLRLLGDALGALRPWQVREPTPLGSGLVVLGGSLAGVPIVLRVRNEVSSEAQMVIEIAMGSDAGELRLTGVHGDVLWTARSAGSGVLLGGTDAPAERETMSWLRATRGELAAFANAVESPGAAVSEAQVQLTLCRLRHDILAALGSATARPDAEAVPAADLAAAAVEAAADDAEGEAHRVPTGDETHEAGLRLTRLLEPAPGRDPLAHLPGAMQRLEAISLRALGELLVASGAVHPGGEARTAEEIVCALGAAPRHAWLVRRWLAALCDHGVLSNVGDKYVWRRALRDAGAAADLPDAYASLGFPPAMAEVHQAALLRLHALVRDELSIQQLLFRERQDLSAIAAYQDNVFTAYLSAAGAHLVRRCAELRHRPLRVLELGGGAGLTTTAALRALDGAPVDYLFTDIARAFTAAAQERFGRHRGVRTAVLDINVDFTAQGVEPHAADVVLAGNVLHNAAHTGRTLRRIRRALAPGGWLIFTDSTRENCAILTAMQFLLSPPAGSPLLGSEDRRAGTDQVFVDAPGWNEELLAAAFVPRFVLPSLESPLAVAGQHLFFATAG; encoded by the coding sequence GTGACCGCCGGCATCCCTCTTGTGCTGTGCGGCGCCGGGTTCGGTCCTCTGCACCTGGCCGCGCTCCAGCGTTTGAACGGGCGCTTTCGTCTCATTGGCCAGCTCGCCGACGACAGCGACGGCGCCCGGAGGTTCGCCGATCAGGCCAGGATGGCGCTCTGGACCCGGCCGGATCAGGCACCCCTCGGCGCCGGCGTGAGCTGCTGGGTATCGGCGACCGGGCACGGCGTGCCGGTGACCGAGCGCGCTGTCGAGCTCCTGGGGCGCGGCAGCGCCGTGCTGGCGGAGGCGCCGCTCGAGCACGATGAGCTCGCCGCCTGCCTGCGGCAAGCGCGCCTTGGCCGAGCCGCCTTCCGGGTGGCAGCGGTCGCCTCCGCCACGCCGGCATCCCGGCGGTTCCTCGGCGCAGCGCAGGCGTTGCGCGCGCGCACGCCGATCGGGTACGTCGCTGCGACCTGCACGAGAGCGTCGGTCCAGGCGCTGCTCCGCCTCCTGGGAGACGCGCTCGGCGCCCTGCGCCCCTGGCAGGTCCGTGAGCCGACGCCTCTCGGGAGCGGGCTCGTCGTGCTCGGAGGCAGCCTCGCGGGTGTTCCCATCGTCCTGCGCGTGCGCAACGAGGTGTCGTCAGAGGCGCAGATGGTCATCGAGATCGCCATGGGCAGCGACGCCGGCGAGCTGAGGTTGACCGGGGTTCACGGGGACGTCCTCTGGACCGCACGCTCCGCGGGGTCTGGCGTGCTGCTCGGCGGAACGGACGCGCCGGCCGAGCGCGAGACGATGAGCTGGCTGCGCGCGACCCGCGGTGAGCTGGCGGCGTTCGCCAACGCGGTGGAGAGCCCAGGCGCAGCCGTCAGCGAGGCTCAGGTTCAGCTCACGTTGTGCCGCCTCCGGCACGACATCCTCGCCGCGCTCGGCTCGGCCACGGCGCGCCCTGACGCGGAGGCCGTCCCTGCCGCGGATCTGGCCGCGGCCGCGGTGGAGGCCGCCGCCGATGACGCCGAGGGTGAGGCTCACCGCGTGCCGACGGGCGATGAGACACACGAGGCTGGCCTGAGGCTCACTCGGCTGCTGGAACCAGCGCCGGGGAGAGATCCCCTGGCGCACCTCCCGGGGGCGATGCAGCGACTCGAGGCGATCAGCCTGCGGGCCCTGGGGGAGCTGCTCGTGGCGAGCGGCGCTGTGCATCCCGGAGGTGAAGCGCGCACCGCGGAGGAGATCGTCTGCGCGCTGGGCGCGGCGCCGCGACACGCATGGCTCGTCCGGCGGTGGCTCGCCGCGCTGTGCGACCACGGTGTGCTCAGCAACGTGGGGGATAAGTACGTGTGGCGACGGGCCCTGCGGGACGCCGGCGCGGCCGCCGACCTGCCCGACGCGTATGCCTCGCTCGGCTTCCCGCCGGCGATGGCGGAAGTCCACCAGGCTGCTCTGCTCCGCCTGCACGCGCTCGTGCGCGACGAGCTCTCGATTCAGCAGCTCCTGTTTCGCGAGCGGCAGGACCTCTCCGCCATCGCCGCCTACCAGGACAACGTCTTCACCGCTTACCTCAGCGCCGCCGGCGCTCACCTCGTGCGCCGCTGCGCGGAGCTGCGGCACCGGCCGCTGCGCGTGCTCGAGCTCGGCGGAGGCGCCGGCCTCACTACGACAGCCGCGCTGCGGGCCCTCGACGGCGCGCCGGTCGACTATCTGTTCACGGACATCGCGCGCGCGTTCACGGCCGCGGCGCAGGAGCGGTTCGGCCGTCATCGCGGTGTGCGCACTGCCGTGCTCGACATCAACGTCGATTTCACCGCGCAAGGGGTGGAGCCGCACGCAGCGGACGTCGTGCTCGCGGGCAATGTCCTCCACAACGCCGCGCATACGGGCCGGACGCTGCGCCGCATCCGGCGCGCGCTCGCCCCCGGCGGATGGCTCATCTTCACGGACTCCACACGAGAGAACTGCGCGATCCTCACGGCGATGCAATTCCTGCTGTCTCCCCCGGCCGGCTCGCCGCTGCTGGGCAGCGAGGACCGGCGCGCCGGGACCGATCAGGTGTTCGTCGACGCGCCTGGCTGGAATGAGGAGCTCCTGGCCGCAGCCTTCGTGCCGCGGTTCGTCCTTCCTTCGCTCGAATCACCGCTGGCCGTGGCAGGCCAGCACCTGTTCTTCGCTACCGCCGGCTGA
- a CDS encoding cytochrome P450, with translation MTTATNPPIQYPFNLFDGIALASAYSRAQQTPGLLKVKLPYGEPAWLATRYEDVRFVLSDRRFSREEATKRADAPRALPRIAGGIVMMDPPELTRIRNLVTQAFTNRRVEQLRPHVRDLANELIDRMVAKGPPADLVRDYALPIPMSVICELLGVPVADQSKFKEWNDSLLSTNTQTAEQTQRNLGELSQYIMGLVRLRRAEPGDDLMSALIEAHDVDDRLNERELVQLCIAILIAGYEATSSQIPNFIYTLLTHQEQFARLKSDPGLVAPAVEELLRFVPVASAAMFPHYATEDVQVGDTLVRAGEPVFASVGAANHDPRKFSDPHRLDFDRDARAHFAFGCGMHYCIGASLARVELQEALRALVTRLPDLRLHADVQWKTATFFRGPLTMQVIW, from the coding sequence ATGACTACCGCGACGAATCCCCCCATCCAGTATCCGTTCAACCTCTTCGACGGCATCGCGCTCGCCTCCGCGTACTCCCGCGCTCAGCAAACGCCGGGGCTGCTCAAGGTCAAGCTGCCTTATGGCGAGCCGGCGTGGCTCGCGACCCGCTACGAGGACGTCCGCTTCGTGCTGTCCGACCGGAGGTTCAGCCGCGAGGAGGCCACGAAGCGCGCGGACGCCCCGAGGGCGCTCCCGCGCATCGCCGGCGGGATCGTCATGATGGACCCGCCCGAGCTGACCCGCATCCGCAACCTGGTCACCCAGGCGTTCACCAACCGGCGCGTGGAGCAGCTGCGCCCGCATGTCCGCGATCTCGCCAACGAGCTGATCGACAGGATGGTCGCCAAAGGTCCCCCTGCCGATCTCGTGCGGGACTACGCGCTGCCGATCCCGATGTCCGTGATCTGCGAGCTCCTGGGCGTTCCGGTGGCGGATCAGTCCAAGTTCAAGGAGTGGAACGACTCCCTGCTCTCGACCAACACGCAGACCGCCGAGCAGACGCAGCGGAACCTCGGCGAGCTGTCCCAGTACATCATGGGGCTGGTCCGCCTGCGCCGGGCCGAGCCGGGCGACGACCTGATGAGCGCGCTCATCGAGGCCCACGATGTGGACGACCGTCTGAACGAGCGCGAGCTGGTCCAGCTCTGCATCGCCATCCTGATCGCGGGGTACGAGGCCACCTCCTCGCAGATCCCGAACTTCATCTACACGCTCCTGACCCATCAGGAGCAGTTCGCGCGCCTCAAGTCGGATCCTGGCCTCGTGGCGCCGGCGGTCGAGGAGCTGCTCCGCTTCGTGCCGGTCGCGTCCGCCGCGATGTTTCCGCACTACGCCACCGAGGACGTCCAGGTGGGCGATACGCTGGTGCGCGCGGGGGAGCCCGTGTTTGCGTCGGTCGGCGCGGCCAACCACGACCCTCGCAAGTTCTCCGATCCACACCGGCTCGACTTCGATCGAGACGCGCGGGCGCACTTCGCGTTTGGCTGTGGAATGCATTATTGCATCGGCGCGTCGCTGGCCCGGGTCGAGCTCCAGGAAGCGCTGAGAGCGCTCGTGACCCGCTTGCCGGATCTGCGCCTCCACGCCGACGTCCAGTGGAAGACCGCGACGTTCTTCCGCGGGCCGCTCACGATGCAGGTGATCTGGTGA
- a CDS encoding saccharopine dehydrogenase NADP-binding domain-containing protein, with the protein MTIGILGGYGDVGAQAARRLLSLGLRPLRIGGRNLEAARRFASELSAGAVEHQAVDFRDDASLRRFVGGCRIVLNCAGPSHAIADRAARAAVDAGADYVDAAGDDALYALLDDEEYRTRRRVAVLSAGLQPGLTALLLRWAAQRAFSQVHGLRSHFGVLDRFTEVAADDYLQAATDGVSEPLAAWREGRRSGVLTRTRNVEVPFFPGPATLLPYLNTEGERLAASLRLVRGDWYTVLTGQHILTAFDRVRSLERREAVAALCRASLLDLAGREPHVLLVAQLDGLRDGAPVTRTLVVRGRRNAELTGMMAALATLAVDQGQVPAGRHFAAAALEPLSTVGRLRESGAVIALDLLDTSIEALGATEEGSL; encoded by the coding sequence ATGACGATCGGCATCTTGGGAGGTTATGGCGACGTCGGCGCGCAAGCGGCCCGGCGGCTCCTGTCGCTCGGCCTCAGGCCGCTGCGGATCGGCGGGCGCAACCTCGAAGCGGCCCGCCGCTTCGCGAGTGAGCTGTCCGCGGGAGCGGTCGAGCACCAGGCGGTCGATTTTCGGGACGACGCATCGTTGCGTCGCTTCGTGGGTGGTTGTCGGATCGTGCTCAACTGCGCCGGTCCATCCCACGCCATCGCGGACCGCGCGGCGAGGGCAGCCGTGGACGCAGGCGCCGACTACGTGGACGCCGCCGGCGACGATGCGCTGTACGCGCTCCTGGACGACGAGGAGTACCGCACCCGCCGGCGCGTGGCCGTGCTCTCGGCGGGGCTGCAGCCTGGCCTTACCGCGCTCTTGCTGCGATGGGCGGCGCAGCGGGCTTTCAGCCAGGTTCATGGCCTGCGCAGCCATTTCGGCGTGCTGGACCGCTTCACCGAGGTCGCAGCGGACGACTACCTCCAGGCGGCCACGGACGGGGTGAGCGAGCCGCTCGCGGCATGGCGAGAGGGACGTCGCTCCGGGGTGCTGACCCGGACGCGCAACGTGGAAGTCCCGTTCTTCCCCGGCCCGGCGACCTTGCTGCCTTACCTCAACACCGAGGGGGAGCGGCTCGCGGCGTCGCTCCGGCTCGTTCGAGGAGACTGGTACACGGTCCTCACGGGCCAGCACATCCTCACGGCCTTCGATCGCGTGCGCAGCCTCGAACGCCGCGAGGCGGTCGCGGCGTTATGCCGGGCCAGCTTGCTCGACCTCGCTGGACGGGAGCCTCACGTCCTTCTGGTCGCGCAGCTCGACGGACTGCGAGACGGCGCCCCGGTCACGCGCACGCTGGTCGTGCGCGGACGGCGCAACGCCGAGCTCACAGGGATGATGGCCGCGCTCGCCACGCTGGCGGTGGACCAGGGCCAGGTGCCCGCAGGGCGCCACTTCGCCGCGGCTGCGCTCGAACCCCTGTCGACGGTCGGTCGCCTTCGCGAGAGCGGCGCGGTGATCGCGCTCGATCTGCTGGATACGTCGATCGAAGCGCTCGGCGCTACCGAGGAGGGCTCCCTGTGA
- a CDS encoding Gfo/Idh/MocA family oxidoreductase, protein MSAGGGKKKRVVVAGTAFGRIYLDAVASAQDSFTLAGVLGRGSEFSRKCAERYGAPLYTRVEDIPGDVDIVCVVVRSGATGGPGSDLAKALLERGIHVLQEHPVHAAEITACLKAAKRGGAAYAVNTLYPNVRPIRQFLAAAEYIRKRQRIQFIDAACNSQVAYPLLDVIGRAAGDLRPWSFSECGPRGDRPSPAAGQPFQSLSATIGGVPVTLRVQNQVHPEDPDNHSLLMHRISLGCDAGVLTLADTHGPVLWNPRMHSPRDPTGRLIMSGPGTDRLAVESTLILGDQRTRSYHDVFARTWPDAVVVALRDLCGDIADPARRVRSGQWALGVTLAWRDLTERIGMPELIRPETPEPLPVDELRAAARAAAFDAGGSGAH, encoded by the coding sequence GTGAGCGCCGGCGGCGGCAAGAAGAAGCGCGTCGTCGTCGCCGGCACCGCCTTCGGGCGCATCTACCTCGATGCTGTCGCGTCGGCGCAGGACTCGTTCACGCTCGCCGGCGTGCTCGGGCGCGGCAGCGAGTTCTCCAGGAAGTGCGCCGAGCGCTACGGCGCGCCGCTCTACACCAGGGTGGAGGACATCCCCGGCGACGTCGACATCGTCTGCGTCGTGGTGCGCTCGGGGGCGACCGGCGGCCCAGGCTCCGATCTGGCCAAGGCGCTGCTCGAGCGCGGGATCCACGTGCTGCAGGAGCACCCCGTGCACGCCGCGGAGATCACCGCGTGCCTGAAGGCCGCGAAGCGGGGAGGCGCGGCGTACGCGGTCAACACGCTGTACCCGAACGTGCGTCCGATCCGGCAGTTCCTTGCGGCGGCCGAGTACATCAGGAAGCGCCAGCGCATCCAGTTCATCGACGCCGCTTGCAACAGCCAGGTCGCCTATCCGTTGCTCGACGTGATCGGCCGCGCTGCAGGCGATTTGCGCCCATGGTCGTTCTCGGAATGCGGGCCGCGAGGCGACCGGCCCTCGCCGGCCGCGGGTCAACCGTTCCAGAGCCTGAGCGCGACCATCGGCGGCGTGCCCGTGACGCTCCGCGTGCAGAACCAGGTCCACCCCGAGGATCCAGACAATCACTCCCTGCTCATGCACCGGATCTCGCTCGGATGCGACGCCGGCGTGCTGACCCTGGCCGACACCCACGGCCCCGTCCTCTGGAATCCGCGCATGCACTCGCCGCGCGACCCGACCGGGCGCCTGATCATGAGCGGCCCCGGCACCGACCGCCTCGCCGTGGAGAGCACGTTGATCCTGGGCGACCAGCGCACGCGCAGCTATCACGACGTGTTCGCGCGGACGTGGCCCGACGCGGTCGTCGTCGCCTTGCGCGACCTGTGCGGCGACATCGCCGATCCGGCCCGCCGTGTCCGCAGCGGCCAGTGGGCCCTGGGCGTGACGCTCGCGTGGCGTGATCTGACGGAGCGGATCGGGATGCCCGAGCTCATCCGTCCAGAGACCCCGGAGCCGCTCCCTGTCGACGAGCTGCGCGCGGCGGCGCGCGCTGCCGCATTCGATGCGGGCGGGAGCGGCGCGCATTGA
- a CDS encoding ABC transporter ATP-binding protein yields the protein MIRQLTKILGPQHARALHVYFGWLVVYSVVQGVAMAFLVPVLKALLSGDLGEALRWLLLLAAIVAVTCVARYQQTMKGFALALVVLTTLHDRLGSHVARLPIGWFSSEKVGRLSRSATGGTMMVTNVFAHLLTPVVSGILTPATIAVAMLFFDWQLGLTAIACTPLIYLTHRWSSAWIGRTEEQVDAAGALASNRVVEFARNQQVLRAFGRATGGYAPLEEAIDAQRAAGGSMLRQTFPRLLAGGLSVQLAFAALIAVGVVRALDRSIDPIELIALLALAARFVGPLAEAAGRSGLLRMAGNDLERLSAIFDEAPLPEPERSRPVAAPGEIEFSDALFGYQPGAPVLRDVSFRIAPKTMTAIIGASGSGKTTITRLIARFFDVDAGSVRVGGVDVRELSTEDLMAQLSLVMQDVYLFDDTLEANIRVGRLDASDAEVREAARLAGVDEIIERLPQGLNTRVGEGGASLSGGERQRVSVARAVLKNAPIVLLDEATAALDPENERYIQGAMRTLMSRSTLLVIAHRLPTIVSADQILVLDGGRIVEVGTHQELMARNGRYTAFWNERRRAHGWRLVEAAG from the coding sequence CCGTCGTTCAGGGGGTGGCGATGGCGTTCCTCGTCCCGGTCCTCAAGGCGCTGCTCAGCGGGGACCTGGGCGAGGCGCTGCGCTGGCTGCTCCTCTTGGCCGCGATCGTCGCGGTGACGTGCGTTGCCCGTTACCAGCAGACGATGAAGGGCTTTGCGCTCGCGCTGGTCGTCCTGACCACGCTGCACGACCGGCTCGGCAGCCACGTCGCCCGCCTGCCTATCGGCTGGTTCTCCTCGGAGAAGGTCGGCCGTCTCTCACGGAGCGCGACGGGCGGCACCATGATGGTCACCAACGTGTTTGCCCACCTCCTGACCCCGGTGGTGAGCGGCATCCTGACGCCCGCGACGATCGCCGTCGCCATGCTGTTCTTCGACTGGCAGCTCGGCCTGACGGCCATCGCCTGCACGCCGCTGATCTACCTGACGCACCGCTGGTCGTCGGCGTGGATCGGCCGCACCGAGGAGCAGGTCGACGCCGCGGGGGCGCTCGCCAGCAACCGGGTCGTCGAGTTCGCGCGCAACCAGCAGGTGCTGCGCGCCTTCGGTCGGGCCACGGGGGGGTATGCGCCGCTGGAGGAGGCGATCGATGCGCAGCGCGCCGCGGGCGGGTCGATGCTGCGTCAGACCTTCCCCAGGTTGCTCGCGGGCGGGCTGTCCGTGCAGCTCGCGTTCGCCGCGCTGATCGCCGTCGGCGTGGTGCGCGCGCTCGATCGGTCGATCGATCCCATCGAGCTCATCGCGCTGCTGGCGCTGGCCGCCAGGTTCGTGGGGCCGCTGGCCGAGGCCGCGGGGCGGAGCGGGCTCTTGCGGATGGCAGGCAACGATCTGGAGCGGCTGTCCGCCATCTTCGATGAGGCGCCGCTCCCCGAGCCGGAGCGGTCCAGGCCCGTCGCGGCGCCGGGGGAGATCGAGTTCTCCGATGCCCTGTTCGGCTATCAGCCGGGCGCTCCGGTGCTCCGTGACGTGTCTTTCCGGATAGCGCCGAAGACGATGACGGCGATCATCGGCGCATCCGGCTCCGGGAAGACCACGATAACACGGCTGATCGCGCGGTTCTTCGATGTCGACGCGGGCTCGGTGCGGGTGGGCGGCGTGGATGTCCGCGAGCTCTCCACGGAAGACCTGATGGCGCAGCTGTCGCTGGTCATGCAGGACGTCTATCTGTTCGATGACACGCTGGAGGCGAACATCCGGGTGGGCCGGCTGGACGCCTCGGACGCGGAGGTGCGCGAGGCCGCCCGCCTGGCTGGCGTGGACGAGATCATCGAGCGCCTCCCGCAGGGCCTGAACACCCGCGTCGGCGAGGGCGGAGCGTCGCTGTCCGGCGGAGAGCGACAGCGGGTGTCGGTCGCCCGAGCCGTGCTCAAGAACGCTCCGATCGTGCTGCTGGACGAGGCGACGGCGGCGCTCGACCCGGAGAACGAGCGCTACATCCAGGGCGCGATGCGGACACTGATGAGCCGGTCGACCCTGCTGGTCATCGCGCACCGGCTGCCGACCATCGTGTCCGCGGATCAGATCCTCGTGCTCGACGGCGGCCGCATCGTCGAAGTGGGGACGCATCAGGAGCTCATGGCGCGCAACGGGCGCTACACGGCGTTCTGGAACGAGCGCCGCCGCGCCCACGGATGGCGGCTGGTGGAGGCTGCAGGATGA
- a CDS encoding class I SAM-dependent methyltransferase produces the protein MTVRQIIDGLERLGSRAALVSSGRAWTGAEVLDRTYRAVTALRQRGAVAGRSLSWSAGDAPQALPVRLAAMLLGARFSAEQPASDGGDVLRITDADLPALDGASACEPRLADDAPFSVVRGSFVWSRAVFCESVAALRDALGPSPARTAVLSPLAGFGGDAVFASWSAGAAVHPHVVDASAASPARALSFLERAAPDCAIVSAALLRSLLAHPAAALADLGALRRIVYDAGAGAGGALSAESSAAVRRVFGAELVDRIAGEAGLVPVERELRRAEQEAARIAELVMSQPSVAAAAAIPSDGDGWAIFAVPAKRAGDDADGDASGQRLIASVTAALDAELAGTDVNRAIAAVERLGRTALLSMLNALGRSGLFTDTAAAHTVDEVLARARVAAAHRPLLRRWLRVLTEQKLLRRDGDLLSAVGPIGDHSDAALARAWDELKGEWLATVGATGTIDYAVRNSDRLPDLISGAVRAVHLLFPEGRTDLARALYRESVAARYQHRAVSLLVSRIAKEWPGQRPVRLLEVGAGTGATSESLLPELSGAEVDYLYTDVSRYFLDQAAPRLAGHRCVRFGLYDINVAPRDQGFVPNSFDVIIGGGVLNAARNTDASLRWLNELLGPGGWLVLTEPTVEEFWVMASQAFMLDDASDGRAETESTFLSLPQWNAALDGAGLRRVLGLPRDGHPLERLGHRVFAARTKMDRTLLTSERLSEHLGESLGAAARIEIVDELPLAAGGALDRERLRDWAARRRRFDSRPLPAAASQGRTQ, from the coding sequence ATGACAGTGAGACAGATCATCGATGGGCTGGAGCGCCTCGGGAGCCGAGCGGCGCTGGTGTCGAGCGGGCGAGCGTGGACCGGAGCAGAGGTCCTCGACCGCACGTACCGCGCCGTCACGGCGCTGCGCCAGCGCGGAGCCGTCGCGGGCCGCTCGCTGAGCTGGAGCGCCGGAGACGCACCGCAGGCCCTGCCCGTCCGGCTGGCCGCGATGCTGCTCGGCGCGCGGTTCTCCGCCGAGCAGCCAGCGAGCGACGGCGGCGATGTCCTGAGGATCACCGACGCCGACCTGCCCGCGCTCGACGGGGCGAGCGCCTGCGAGCCCCGCCTGGCGGACGACGCGCCGTTCTCCGTGGTTCGCGGATCGTTCGTGTGGTCGAGGGCCGTGTTCTGCGAGTCGGTGGCTGCCCTGCGCGACGCGCTCGGCCCTTCGCCTGCGCGCACGGCGGTGCTCTCGCCGCTGGCCGGGTTCGGCGGGGATGCGGTGTTCGCGAGCTGGAGCGCCGGCGCCGCCGTCCACCCTCACGTGGTGGACGCGAGCGCCGCGAGCCCGGCCAGGGCCCTTTCGTTCCTCGAGCGAGCGGCCCCGGACTGCGCGATCGTGTCAGCGGCGCTGCTGCGCAGCCTCCTGGCTCATCCGGCGGCCGCGCTCGCCGATCTCGGGGCGCTGCGGCGCATCGTGTACGACGCCGGCGCAGGCGCCGGTGGAGCGCTGTCCGCCGAGTCGTCTGCGGCCGTGCGGCGCGTCTTCGGCGCAGAGCTCGTGGACAGGATCGCCGGTGAAGCCGGGCTCGTACCGGTGGAGCGCGAGCTGCGCAGAGCCGAGCAAGAAGCGGCGCGCATCGCGGAGCTCGTGATGAGCCAGCCGAGCGTGGCGGCGGCGGCGGCGATCCCCTCCGACGGCGACGGCTGGGCGATCTTCGCCGTCCCCGCGAAGCGTGCCGGCGACGACGCCGACGGCGACGCGAGCGGACAGCGCCTGATCGCCAGCGTAACCGCCGCGCTCGACGCCGAGCTCGCCGGGACCGACGTGAACCGGGCGATCGCGGCCGTCGAGCGGCTGGGACGAACAGCGCTGCTGTCGATGCTCAACGCGCTGGGCCGCAGCGGCCTTTTCACCGACACGGCCGCCGCGCACACCGTGGACGAGGTGCTCGCGCGGGCGCGGGTCGCCGCCGCGCATCGGCCGCTCCTCCGCCGCTGGCTCAGGGTGCTCACGGAGCAGAAGCTGCTGCGCCGGGACGGAGACCTGCTGAGCGCCGTGGGCCCGATCGGCGACCACTCGGACGCCGCGCTGGCGCGCGCATGGGACGAGCTGAAGGGCGAGTGGCTGGCCACGGTCGGCGCGACCGGCACGATCGACTACGCGGTCCGCAATTCGGACCGTTTGCCTGACCTGATCTCCGGCGCGGTGCGGGCCGTCCACCTCTTGTTCCCGGAAGGGCGCACCGACCTCGCCAGGGCCTTGTATCGCGAGAGCGTTGCGGCCCGGTACCAACACCGCGCCGTCAGCCTCCTGGTGAGCAGGATTGCCAAGGAATGGCCCGGGCAGCGGCCGGTCCGGCTGCTCGAGGTCGGCGCCGGCACGGGGGCGACCTCCGAGTCGCTCTTGCCGGAGCTCTCGGGCGCCGAGGTCGACTACCTCTACACCGACGTCTCCAGGTACTTCCTTGATCAGGCTGCCCCGCGGCTCGCCGGACACCGGTGCGTGCGCTTCGGCCTCTACGACATCAACGTCGCGCCGAGAGACCAGGGCTTCGTCCCGAACTCGTTCGATGTGATCATCGGCGGGGGCGTGCTCAACGCCGCGCGGAACACGGACGCCTCCCTCCGCTGGCTCAACGAGCTGCTCGGCCCCGGCGGCTGGCTCGTCCTGACCGAGCCCACGGTCGAAGAGTTCTGGGTGATGGCGTCCCAGGCCTTCATGCTGGACGACGCCAGCGACGGCAGGGCCGAGACGGAGTCGACCTTCCTCTCGCTGCCTCAGTGGAACGCAGCGCTGGACGGCGCGGGCCTGCGGCGCGTCCTCGGGCTGCCCCGGGACGGCCACCCGCTGGAGCGGCTCGGCCATCGGGTGTTCGCAGCCCGGACCAAGATGGATCGGACGCTGCTGACCTCGGAGCGCCTCTCCGAGCATCTCGGCGAGAGCCTGGGAGCCGCCGCCAGGATCGAGATCGTGGATGAACTGCCGCTCGCCGCAGGCGGCGCCCTCGACCGCGAGCGGCTGCGGGACTGGGCCGCGCGCCGCCGGCGCTTCGATTCCCGCCCGCTTCCCGCGGCGGCATCACAAGGACGAACGCAATGA
- a CDS encoding VOC family protein, translating to MATSCSHVLVWVRDIHQAVRDYRELGFKVDYATPERKAQHAHIWFTEGPIVELLTTPRSARWFKWPIELMAGRGSGRRMIRWSEGGEGFCDVAVVTDTHALDRELAALREAGVPVGRAIGWRRTKPDGQEIRFKFAYPANDRLPFIVTPYDPPQHPRENRHPNGARRLSRVRMGVRAEHREAVRRIVGDDPTFALEPAEVTGVRAIEIAGLTAELDPTLLHGAAVLPARPNADPSRAHRSAGQ from the coding sequence ATGGCGACTTCTTGCAGCCACGTATTGGTATGGGTGCGCGACATTCATCAAGCCGTGCGCGACTACAGAGAGCTCGGGTTCAAGGTCGATTACGCGACGCCCGAGAGGAAGGCCCAGCACGCGCACATCTGGTTCACGGAAGGCCCCATCGTCGAGCTGCTCACGACGCCGCGCAGCGCGAGGTGGTTCAAATGGCCGATCGAGCTGATGGCGGGGCGCGGCTCGGGCCGGCGGATGATCCGCTGGTCCGAGGGCGGTGAGGGCTTCTGCGACGTGGCGGTCGTGACGGACACACACGCTCTCGACCGTGAGCTCGCCGCGCTGCGGGAGGCAGGGGTCCCCGTCGGCAGAGCCATCGGGTGGCGACGGACGAAGCCCGATGGCCAGGAGATCCGCTTCAAGTTTGCCTATCCGGCGAACGATCGTCTCCCGTTCATCGTGACCCCGTACGACCCGCCTCAACATCCAAGGGAGAACCGCCATCCGAACGGGGCCAGAAGGCTCAGCCGGGTGCGCATGGGTGTCCGCGCCGAGCATCGAGAGGCCGTGCGCCGGATCGTCGGTGACGACCCGACGTTCGCGCTCGAGCCCGCCGAGGTGACGGGGGTCCGCGCCATCGAGATCGCCGGCTTGACCGCCGAGCTCGACCCGACCCTCCTGCACGGCGCGGCCGTGCTGCCCGCCCGCCCGAACGCCGACCCGAGCCGCGCGCACCGAAGCGCAGGACAGTGA